A window of the Pristiophorus japonicus isolate sPriJap1 chromosome 13, sPriJap1.hap1, whole genome shotgun sequence genome harbors these coding sequences:
- the szl gene encoding sizzled yields the protein MPRRTQTCLLLLLWALRVGLIDCFDIGISTKCVAIPKEMRLCQDVGYSEMRLPNLMGHTTLGEVIPKSAEWESLLRTGCHSEAGTFLCSLFAPVCLDTFIQPCRSMCEAVRDSCSQVLACHGQSWPAVLDCDRFPADEDTCLTSIGTESTTYRKFFPKPTCQGCPTTEEPGAHKRVLQTFCQNNFAVKVTLAKRKSASGESEYDVEGRVEMISPGPLFSLGTRTIIQQWLLINANCAHKMTRSNRAAQYVLIGDVHDANLIVNKIYLWHKRDTQLTLAARKWKQHKC from the exons ATGCCTCGCCGAACTCAGACATGTCTCCTTTTGCTGCTCTGGGCCCTGCGTGTTGGGCTAATAGATTGTTTTGATATTGGAATATCGACAAAGTGTGTGGCCATACCAAAGGAAATGAGGTTATGCCAAGATGTCGGATACTCAGAAATGAGGCTTCCAAATCTGATGGGCCACACCACCCTCGGGGAGGTGATCCCGAAATCTGCTGAATGGGAGTCGCTTCTTCGGACCGGGTGTCACTCGGAGGCCGGAACTTTCCTCTGCTCCTTGTTTGCTCCAGTCTGCTTAGACAC GTTCATCCAACCTTGCAGGAGTATGTGTGAAGCTGTCCGAGACAGTTGTAGCCAAGTCCTCGCTTGCCATGGGCAGTCTTGGCCTGCTGTCCTTGATTGTGACCGATTCCCAGCCGATGAAGACACATGCCTAACATCGATCGGCACAGAGTCTACCACTTACCGAAAAT TTTTCCCAAAGCCGACCTGCCAGGGCTGCCCTACTACAGAGGAACCGGGTGCACATAAGAGAGTTTTGCAGACATTCTGTCAGAACAATTTTG CTGTGAAGGTTACACTGGCGAAGAGGAAGAGTGCTTCGGGAGAATCCGAGTATGATGTGGAAGGGCGGGTGGAGATGATCAGTCCCGGCCCGCTGTTTTCTCTTGGAACACGCACCATTATTCAGCAGTGGCTTCTCATCAACGCAAACTGCGCCCACAAGATGACACGCAGCAACCGAGCCGCGCAGTACGTCCTCATTGGTGATGTTCATGACGCCAATTTAATAGTAAATAAGATCTACTTGTGGCACAAGAGGGACACTCAACTGACACTCGCCGCTCGTAAATGGAAACAGCATAAATGCTAG